The Sphingomonas sp. So64.6b genome includes a region encoding these proteins:
- a CDS encoding heme o synthase codes for MTSATLILPADWRDFLALTKPRVMSLVVFTGLCGMLAAPVTIDPVLGFTAILCIALGAGAAGALNQWYEADIDGVMKRTAGRPLPAGRMDRQSALHFGVGLAAFSVILMGLALNLVAAAILSVSILFYVFIYTIWLKRRTPQNIVIGGAAGAFPPLIGWAAATGDVAVLPILLFALIFLWTPPHFWALALFMKTDYAAAGVPMLPVVAGERTTRVQIGLYTLPMAAAAIAPWPLGQAGALYGIVAIVMTAVFGAMALQVSLRTTGVQDTMRPEKRLFAYSILYLFILFGALVVDHWI; via the coding sequence ATGACTTCCGCGACTCTCATTTTGCCCGCCGACTGGCGCGACTTTCTCGCCCTGACCAAACCCCGGGTGATGAGCCTTGTCGTGTTCACCGGACTGTGCGGCATGCTCGCCGCACCAGTGACGATCGATCCGGTGCTCGGCTTCACCGCGATCCTGTGCATCGCGCTTGGCGCAGGCGCGGCCGGCGCGCTCAACCAATGGTATGAGGCGGATATCGACGGCGTGATGAAGCGCACCGCGGGCCGCCCCCTGCCCGCCGGGCGCATGGACCGTCAGTCGGCGCTGCATTTCGGCGTCGGGCTCGCCGCCTTTTCGGTGATCCTGATGGGGCTGGCGCTCAACCTCGTCGCCGCCGCGATCCTCAGTGTGTCGATCCTGTTCTATGTCTTCATCTACACCATCTGGCTGAAGCGCCGCACGCCGCAGAACATCGTCATCGGCGGCGCTGCCGGTGCCTTCCCGCCGCTGATCGGCTGGGCCGCCGCGACCGGCGACGTCGCAGTCCTGCCGATATTGTTGTTCGCGCTGATCTTCCTGTGGACGCCGCCGCATTTCTGGGCGCTCGCGCTGTTCATGAAGACCGATTACGCTGCGGCCGGCGTGCCGATGCTCCCGGTCGTCGCGGGCGAGCGCACCACCCGCGTGCAGATCGGGCTCTACACCTTGCCGATGGCGGCCGCAGCGATCGCGCCCTGGCCGCTCGGGCAGGCGGGCGCGCTCTACGGCATCGTGGCGATCGTCATGACCGCGGTGTTCGGCGCGATGGCGTTGCAGGTCTCGCTGCGCACCACCGGCGTTCAAGACACGATGCGTCCCGAAAAGCGCCTGTTCGCTTATTCGATCCTTTATCTCTTCATTCTCTTCGGCGCGCTCGTCGTCGATCATTGGATCTGA
- a CDS encoding GNAT family N-acetyltransferase has product MSSEPAAAIDPALIEPWLRARSVARGLPQPVRDRGGLRLDTNLPVELRRYVFARPGPGLIELGRSITAPLVFLKLCGPPEQLAALLPAHWRLSPVGYVMTCGTPPATVGLSPGYRMEIHANGPVTEVCILDDRDALAASGFAAEWDGLFIYDRIVTDAGHRRKGLGRAVMAALGAARRSPQSRQLLVATEEGRALYAMMGWDVGLLFSSAGIADDTGV; this is encoded by the coding sequence ATGTCATCTGAACCTGCCGCCGCGATTGACCCGGCGCTGATCGAACCATGGTTGCGCGCCCGATCCGTGGCGCGGGGCCTGCCCCAGCCCGTCCGTGACCGGGGCGGCCTGAGACTGGACACCAATCTGCCCGTCGAGTTGCGGCGCTACGTCTTTGCGCGACCCGGGCCCGGTTTGATCGAGCTGGGCCGATCGATCACCGCACCGCTTGTCTTTCTAAAGCTGTGCGGGCCCCCGGAGCAGCTCGCCGCATTGCTTCCCGCGCACTGGCGTCTGTCCCCGGTCGGTTATGTGATGACCTGCGGCACGCCGCCGGCCACCGTCGGACTATCGCCGGGTTATCGGATGGAAATTCACGCCAACGGCCCGGTCACGGAAGTCTGCATCCTCGACGATCGCGATGCTCTCGCGGCAAGTGGCTTTGCCGCTGAATGGGATGGGCTGTTCATATACGACCGGATCGTGACGGATGCCGGGCATCGGCGCAAAGGCCTTGGCCGCGCCGTCATGGCCGCGCTTGGCGCGGCGCGACGATCACCGCAATCGCGCCAGCTACTCGTTGCCACCGAAGAGGGGCGTGCGCTTTACGCCATGATGGGCTGGGATGTGGGCCTGCTTTTCTCTTCTGCCGGTATTGCTGACGACACCGGCGTCTAG